The genomic segment GCGATCCTTGTAACGTCGGATGTATGACGCAGCGCGGGTTTCCCAGTCCCTCACGTGGCTGGTGAAGTGAATCTTCAAGACTCGCAGGAGGAGGTTTTCCGGGCCGCCTTCGACGTAGCGCCGAAGCTGTACCAGGTTGGGCCGATGACCGGTGGCGATCATGCCGTTGGTGATGTCGTTGAGCACCTTCCAGCCAAAGGCCGTGAAGGGATCGGCGCCGGTCTCCGAGGGAATCAATGCCGCCACTCGACTGGCCAGTTCTGTCTTTCGGTTCCAGTTACGCAGCGGGTCGATGCACGCTGAACGATCAGGATGGGCCGGATGAAAGTACACGAACCGATCGCCTGCCCCGCAGGCTTCGCAAGCAGCACGGGCATTGCGGGCCAGTGCATGATCGCCTTTCGGGTCGATGATGATGACAGTCTCGCCCCGGAAGATCGCCTGCGCGATGAGCAGATCAAAAATCCGGGTCTTGCCGACACGGGTTGTCCCAACAATGAGGGTATGTCCGACCAGATGGGCAAGCTCGGAGTAGAGATCGCTTTCCGGCGCCAGGCCATGAATCCAGTAGGCCCCTTCGGTCTGCTGGGCAGCTTTGCCTAATGTTCGGACAACGCCTAGCGCAATCAGGGTATGGAGCTTGGTCGCCTCGATGTCGGTCCAGGGGAAACCCTTGCCAAGCCAGAAGGCGTTCTGCTGAGCGGACTCGCGCGCTTTCTTTGCCAGCGCCGCCAAATCGATGAACTCTTTGCCGAACAGTTTGAGTCGGGATGCCTCGACCAGCCTCCTGTAGGCCTGATAACCCCGCCACGCCGCGGCGACGGCACAGCCGATGGCAAGGATGGCGGCGAATTGCGAGAACAGCGGGGTGGCAACGGCGAACAGCAGGATGAGCAGCGCGCCACTTACCCAAACGAGCGCCATTCTGGCCTCGAAGTTCGGTCGCCAGGGAAGCTCGAAATCGTAGGGTGAGGCCATTGCCGATCACCGGAAATTTGCGATCAGGCCCCTGCCCCGCCGCCGCTCGCCTTCGACAACAAGTGCATTACCGCCACGCCGGACCAGATCGCCACCGGCCACTCGATCCCGGGAATCCAGATCGA from the Denitratisoma oestradiolicum genome contains:
- the traD gene encoding conjugative transfer system coupling protein TraD (Members of this protein family are the putative conjugative coupling factor, TraD, as the term is used for the SXT and TOL plasmid systems.), producing MASPYDFELPWRPNFEARMALVWVSGALLILLFAVATPLFSQFAAILAIGCAVAAAWRGYQAYRRLVEASRLKLFGKEFIDLAALAKKARESAQQNAFWLGKGFPWTDIEATKLHTLIALGVVRTLGKAAQQTEGAYWIHGLAPESDLYSELAHLVGHTLIVGTTRVGKTRIFDLLIAQAIFRGETVIIIDPKGDHALARNARAACEACGAGDRFVYFHPAHPDRSACIDPLRNWNRKTELASRVAALIPSETGADPFTAFGWKVLNDITNGMIATGHRPNLVQLRRYVEGGPENLLLRVLKIHFTSHVRDWETRAASYIRRYKDRLLEAYITFYQDIAIHEAQSVDLDGLISTYEHNRDHFQKMVASLIPILSMLTSDPLQELLSPDFEPGHQRLVTDMSKIIRGNKVVYIGLDSLADSTVGSAIGSIMLADLAAVAGDRYNYGIDSLTPVNLFIDEAAEVLNQPAIQLMNKGGGAEFRVTIATQTFADFASRLGDENKARQVLANTNNKIALRVLDSETQKYIAEGMPPIKVRSMMLRYGHNVDTHIHDEYTASYQEQILEEEAELFPAAMLGELPPLHFIARLSGGRTLKGRVPILLAEG